The following DNA comes from Meleagris gallopavo isolate NT-WF06-2002-E0010 breed Aviagen turkey brand Nicholas breeding stock chromosome 13, Turkey_5.1, whole genome shotgun sequence.
CCTGGATGCTCAGCTGTTGGGCTTAGTTTTCCCCTTCTCATCCAGCAACAAATAGCACTGTTAGGTTTTCCATTTACTGTGATATCCAAGAAAATAGTTGAAATACAGCCCAGGATGTCAAACAGGCCTTTGGAAGTACAAGTGAGTTTTTCAAAAGCCACTTGCAAAGCAAATGACTATAAATGCACCTTGGCTCATGAAACAGAGGTCACTTAGCAATGACGTGTGCACTTAATCACATAACCAGAAGGTTGTGGGTGACTGGGTGGATGGACAAGGAACTTTTCCCACAGCAAACTGCCTTAAGGACTCCAGCTCCAGACACAGCAAAACTCAAAGAGAGCCTAAATGATCTGTAGCAATCAGAATGTGACAgtagtgaagaaaatgaagcagagccATACCGTGCTGTGGCCTTTCACTACAATGAAGCCTTCTTTGATGTTAGGCACTTCCACTGGCCAGGATCTGTTGTTTGAGCGGATAATGTCCAAATCCCAGACCTCTGCCTGGAAATAACATACAGGTTTACTTCTACAAGTATTGGTCTCACACAGCCCAGAATTTCTTACATCTTTACCCAACATATCAGCCCCATGGAACTATGTGTCACAACCCTTCCCCTCTCCACCTTGGCCATTAGATGCTTTCCTGGCACTGCTCATGGCAGTTGCAGTTGCTGCTCATCCCTCTCCTGCCTACTGGCCAAGCCTGAACAAGGGAATGATGCCCCTGACCCTCCACATTGTTTCTAGTGGTGTTCACTATTTGATGCTGAGCAAAACTTGCACTTTCCTTCCTTCCGAGCCCCTCAAAGATCAGCACAACCTCTCTTCAGAAGAGAGGAATCGTGCATCTCATTATGGGAGGATCCCCAGCACAGATGACTACGGAAGCCTTGACATCTCTAACCATTTACATGGGCTCCTTCCTCCATTAGATTCTTTCCCTCTCATAATAACACGAGATAATCTTCAAAAGCAACGTTTCCTTACCCTGTCCTCGTGCAGCAATGCCAGCGTTTGACTTCCCTCTTCACTGTTCTCTTCATTATCATCTGGGATGAAGGGGCACCAGATGATTCTTCGAGAGGTGTTCAGAGGGGTACCGTCAGGTCGTTTGATGTTCACCAAGATCTCCTCTCTGATCACCACAGTTAAGAAACATAGCTTTTTGGCTTTTCAGATTTGGGCCTCTGGTAAATACTACTAAACCTCACGTTTTTTGGATCATCGCTATTTAAATTAATCAATTAAAAGGACTgtggtttaaaaaagaaatagcaaggCAAACCAGCTTTTCTTCACTGTAGAAGCAGTTAAGCTTACAAAAGCTAATAGATTCTGTTAATTTTCTCTCGCAGGCTGCAGATAGGAGCAGGATAAGCAAAAAAGCACATACTCCCATCTGAATGTGTTATCCACACAACTGCTGATGGACAGATTAAGTTATTTCAGCTGCCACTGCAGCAACAACGATACCACAGAGAGCCAGAAAAGCTACCACGTGGCCCCAGGCTGAGTGCTCTCGTCCATCCACACATCGGATCCATTTGGAACGAGTGGAtacaattaaaatgaagaagctGCAACCTAACACACCATATCCTGGTggatactggcacaggttgcccagagagatggtggatgccccatccctgaagacattcaaggccaggctggacctggctctgggcaacctgatagagctgtggtgtccctgttcattgcagggttgttggactagatggccaCAGTAGGTGCTGCAACTCTGAGTTTGCATTCACATCTAATCATTACCCTACCACCGAGATGAAGCTTGTTTTGACAAGATACTGGATTTTGTCTTTCTCCATGGCCAGGCGCCAGACAAAGAGGTTGCCAGCCTCATCCAGGCACGCCAGCTGGTTGGAGTTGAGATGAGCAAAAGCCAGGTCTGCCACACCACCTGTGAATCCCTTCAGCAAGGTCCGCTCCGCAGTGCTGACGCTCAACACTCGCACCATAGCAGAGCCattgctggcagctgcagaaaaaacagaggggaaaagtCACTGTGTATCCGTGCAGTTCCCCTGCCTCTCTGTTTGTCATTCCCAGCACCCATCCTGCCATCAACTGCTCTCAATCTGCAGTACACTGAAAACCCATGGACATCACATTATCAAACGCCCTGAAGACCCAGGATGCATGCAAAAATATTCCCTGCATTTCTCAGCTTTGGTGCagaaggaggaaatggaagCATCAAGAAGCATTTCCCCTGCCTTGCAAGGGGAATTCCCCATAtcttctgcagtgtttcttgAGCACAAAGTTTCTCGAGTCCTAAGTTGCTCTACCTAAGAAATAATCAACAGAAGTTCATTTCTCACAACTCTcaacacattttttcctctagaaagatgttttcatttaatgcagtgcctgaattattttattaatttaggTGATTACAAAGCCGCCACATCTTCCAGATGGACCCccagagaaagcaaattaacTTTAATTGCAACTTCATTTTTAGTAACTGGACAAAAGGAGTCACTGACAGACAGGTAGCTCAAATCATCTTCCATAAGGAGAACGCAAAAAGCATAATCATTCACCTGGAAAAGGCACTGAAAGGAGCATGCTTGAATGCATGCATATTCTAGCCAAAATTTTCAGCTTCCCCATTTCAGATAAATGTTGTTATTATGCAGGCAGTCTTATGGGGACCACGTTGTTTCCAATTCCACCTAGCTGCCCAACACACTACCGCACACAAGTTTTAACACTTCAAAAAAGGGTAAGGCATTCTAAAAACCTAAAGTTGCTGCAGGATAACCTcagctgggaaaaaaaccacaaaagtGGAGTAGTAGGTTTTGTAAAAGGCCAGACAAATGGATGGGGGCTACAACTAAGAAGAAAGAGACCAAAGAGCCCCAAACACTGTGTGGTTCTATGAGAGCAAAAAGAGCCTTGTAGATGTAAGTGCTCATTTGTTCCAGAAAGACTGTTTCACAAACTGTACCTGcattgttctgcttttctctcctacAAAACATGCTGCCTTTGCGTTGCTCTTTGCCTCCTCTAAATTTAGCCTTAAGCACAACTCTAAATTTATGGAAGCAAATCCATTACAAGCATCTACTCAAATTACCACGGGGCTGTTTCTGTGCAGAGAAGCTTGTTTGCTACAGAAACAGTTCATTAGATGAATATTGTGAACATCTACATACTGTCCAGTGAAACCTATTTCTACCCTCAGAAAGCTTCTCCTTCTCATTGCAAACTCTCCCACACCACCATCTCTTTCCTCCCCTGTACCTCCAAGTTTTACTCTTACTCCTGTTGCACCACACTGGTCAGGCACTGAAGAAGCATTTCACTTATAGTTACTTTCTTCTGATGCAAACTTTGCCTACTGTAAATATACAcagagcaaaacagcaaaaacaagaaGGTACCTCACCTCTAATGGCATAAGCCAGGTAAGAGTTTGAAACAGCTATCAGATTGCCATTATAGTACTTCTGCTCCCAGTCATATCTAGCAACAGGCTGTATTTTCACctgctcaagaaaaaaaaatatatgagaaGAGTctagaataaatttttcctggAACAAATTTGCCAAATACAATTTCCTCTTGGAAAGACCTCTAATGCTTAACAAGAAACTTTGAAGTAGCAGTTGCTAAGAAAAATTGCATATTGAATGCCAAGTACTAAAGTCCTGAACATTCAAAGTAATGAAGGCTGATGAATATTTACTTCCATTGCAAGAAGGAATGCGACTCACCAAATCTGTCATACTCAGAACAAGTGCTTACCCTTCAGCTACAACCAAGAGGCCTTTAGCTCCCTGTTGGCACTACATCTGGCTTCTCAGTTCTTGGAGACACTTTTGAAATACAAATCTATTTGCTGCATTGGCACTTGCTTTTTCCAAGAAACAGAATTCTGGTTTTATTTGAGCAATATCTCAGTGTTGTGGTTCCTCTGCAGCCCTGACCTGCTGGATGGAGCCTTCTGTAAGACTGGGGCTAGGGAGCTGCCAAGAGCAACCCTCCCTCTGTAGAAAAGAacttccagcacagaaacaatcatcaaaataaatctgttcAGGGAAGAAGGGCACTTTCCCAGGAAAGCCCAGCTTAGATCGTGGAATCCCTCCTGAGAATGAGAATGCAACTTGGCCAGACTTTAGACTAACAGTAGCAATCAATCACAAGACACTGCTCCAGTTCTTTTCCCCTTGCTAAGCTCCCTGACAAACTCCTacaacacaggaaagaagataggcatttctgtttaaaatatcaaaacacTGAGCTGATGTGGCTGAAAAGAATAGACAGAATCATGCTCCCTCATGCTCCTTACCTTGTTACTCCCTCTGGCCTTACTGGTGATGCTGGAATCGCTGCTGGCCACTATTTCCACATCCTTTGCTGATATAACTATGCAAGTGGAGCTGTCGTCACCAGAAAGGCAGCTTTCGAGAAAAGCAAAGGGCAAAAAAAATTAGACTGGACTCCACAGGAAAAGCACAGAGGTCACATATTTGTTGTTCACAATGTTAACAGCAACACAGAAGGAGAATCAGTGCATCTAAGAGGTTTGACCTGAACGACTGAAAAGAGAAACTGCTTTCACTTAAGTCTCCCTGCTCTGTATGTCAGTTTGAGAAGAGCCAAACACTTGGCTTGTTCAGCTTCTCACAGACAATTAGCCTATTTGACTTGTGCACAGACCTATATTTGGTTAGAGCAGCCTTGACTACTGTCCAACATGAGgtgcaaataaagcaaagccaacGAGCTGAACTGCATCAGCAAAGCATGCTGCTCACGCATCTCATAAAACCTTTCCTCACAACTACAAAGAGAAAACCCaaataaaagatatttacaTGAGTTCTGATGTAAGGAAGAGACACTGCATGAAGCCAAGCTTTACACTAGACTGACATATGACAGCAGTTCTGGATTTGCATTTACTCTGATTACTCTTTACAAAGAGCAAATCTGCACTGCTCTACAcacatgttctttacatgtaagCAGTAAAAGCATTAATGCTGTCCAAAATACACCAATGCAcgtgcagagctcagcagagctgggcagacATCTAGCTCAAGGAGtagcttttctattttaaataatggGGAGAGAAGAACACTTTGACAAGTGCACAGTCTTTACTGCAAACTGGCTTAAGTTACCTCTCAGGTAACGCAGATGCCTGCAAGAATCCAGCTGGAGTTCTACATGCAAATGCAGATGCTGGCTTTCCCTGCAGCCTTGCTAATTTACCTCCATCCTGACTCAAGTGTCAGTATGCAACCAGTTTTGCTCTCCTCTCTAAACAGCCCTGCTGAGTTCTTCAgttcctgcacagcacagcagtcaggCTCAGTGCATCAGCACCCCCAGAGCTCTGACCAGCAGCACTGACTCACAGCTGTCAGCTGAGCTCAATGTAAAACTCGCTCAGATTCCCAGCACGCTCACCCAGGCCCACCACCAGTAATTTTTCACTGCTTCTTACCcactctcagcctttcttcaacACTTACATGACTTGCTTCTCCTGCACAGCTCCCAGAGAAATGCTGCGGTGCACTGGTTTTCCCAGTGAAGGTCCATCTCCAGCCACGAGGGGATCAGGCACCAGCAGCCCATTCAGGTCTCCATTATAGGAACTTGACGGTCTCTGGTTCTCATTCACTGAACCTAGGAAAAAGCACAACCAACCATGCACAGGAGCCATCTAAAAGAAATAGTGCTGCATGAAATACACTCCCTCCACATGTTTTCAGTCAGATTCTACTGATCTATCAGGTAGAATGTACTGAGTTGGCTGGGAAAAGGAAGGTCTCCCATCTAAGGAACTTATATAAAAAGCTGAAGTCACAATGCTTGTCTTACATGAGGAATCCCAGCAGACCAGAGAGACCAATAAATGGGAATGAGGAGTTTATGAGGTTCAAGGAGGTAACGTTCTTGTATCAGAAAGGCAGGGACAACAGTTCAGATTTACTGAATCTCATATTTACATTCCATGCCAAAGGGTTCTTGATATGTTATTTCCAGTGTGTTCTCACTCTTCAGAGATCTCTGCAGTCCAGAAGTACATACAGCAGCACATACAGCACTTGGGGTTGGCTGGAAATAATGCTTTCCAAAACCATTCTCTAAGATGTGACCTTAAAGGCCAGAGCTGTTCAAGCAACTGAGCTACAAAACCATGCAGCTGTGCCTATGGGATTCCCACAGCTTTCCCTTGGTTTACTCAGCACATGGAAACTCACAGCACTCAAGTTTAGGACAAAGCAACCGCTTATTCAGAGCTTCACCTCTGCTTTGAGGGGTGCATGTGTCCTGCCTTCATACCTTTGGCCAAGGGCAAGTTGCCTGGTGGCCTCCACGTCCCCTGAATAGCTGACCATCCTCACAGGAGAGCAAGCTCACTCCACCAGTGCCTACATGCGATTGCACAGAAGTCAAAGCCACCTGTCTTGGAAACATTcatgctgaaaaactgaaatccCACGTCCTGTTGCCAGGTAACGAGTGCTGCAAAGCTCCTGTGAGATGGCAGCtgagccccactgctgctgccacacaTAACACACCTAAACCAGGGGCAGGAGGTGGCTCCCTGGAAAGCAAGGCAAGCTTCCTATTACCAAACAGCCTGAATGGCATTAATGCATCAGCACGAGCACTGATGCCTACAGACATAACTGCAGCTATTACTCACTTGCTAgaagaatatttaaaacttGCCTGCTGATGAAGAACAAGGTCAATAAATCAACAACTATGCTATGGACACAGCAAGCCCATGCAGCTCTGgggcagcccagcactgagATGCCTGGGCACAACATCTCAGTTTACCTGTCCTGTGAAtagggcagcagcacagccatgcaGCATGAGGTCACAAATACAGCCCTGTAACCAGCCAGCACACCCATGCTGCACTTCCTGTTGCAGATGAGGACTGTTACAGCACATTGGTAGGTGCAATAAGCTTTCATCAGCTGCAGTTTATCCTTTGCAGCCAAAAGCAAGAAAGTAATCACTACAGAAAAGCATCCAGGCCAACAGAGAAAGATGATACATGTTTTGCTCTATTTGCAGCAACAGGAATGGCTCACGTCAGTGTTTATGGACAGCAGAGTGGTGACATCAGCTCcggagaaagggaagaagaaaacgCTCCCCAGAGGCTGGTGGGCACCACAGTGGGACACTGAAGCTGGGGAATTAGCTGGTGTTTAGCCCCTTGCCCTGCCCTAGTGGGAGCCAGGCCAGCACAACCCTGAAGGcacaagaaaagggaagagactCGGTGTTCAGTAGGTACGTGAACAAAAACAAACGCCAACGCCAAAACTTAGAGAAGTCTGTGTCACAAGAGACTgctcagagctgcctgcagctaGCATGGCAAAACATCATTGCGGTAATAGCCTTGGAAAGCAGCCACACTCCATGCGACATCAAAATGTGTAAGTGAAACTTAAACAGAACCAGAAAGTGGAAGTAGATTAAGTGGTAGCGATTTTTGAATCGCTCGTGAAATAAAGAGTTCCCCATCACCACACTGAGTTCTCCTTTTGGAGCAGAGAGcctttgggaaggaaaaatgtatttttttatagtaaaagaaatacaattttggGTCACCTACGTGTTCCAGAAACAAGAGAAACTTCAAACAATTAGCTTTCTATGGCTAATAATGAAACTGGATGAGGGGGAAtattgtccccctctgctctgcactcaTGAGGTCCCATGTGGATTACGGTGTCCaagcctggggcccccagcacagctcaagaaggatgtggagctgctggagcaggagcagagacCACGAAGACTCTCATAGGACTGCAGCagttctcctatgaagaaaggcaaaggaagctgggcttgtttatactggagaaggctctggggagacttcaaTGCATCCTTCATATACTTAAaaggaattcagaaaaaaagatagaagtGACTTCTTACATAGTCTGATAGttgcaggacaagggagaatgcatggcttcaaactaaaagaaggaagatgtaggctagatgttaggaagaaattatttactcagagagAGATGGgaccctggcactgctgctgctgtgggtgctccattgCTGGTGGTGTTCAGGGCCATGGATGGGGCTTTGGACACTTGGGCTATGGGAAactttcaggtcccttccaacccagccgTTCTATGAAGCTGCCTTTCTGTAGATTTGCTCTATCACTGTCCCACCTCACCCCACACCAACCTCCAGGCCTTGTGGCTGCACAAAGGCAGCATGAGCAGTGGCTGCTCTGGAGCTCAGTCACAGGATCATCGAGGTTGAAAAAGAGCTCTCAGATCCCcaaccccaccgtgcccacgtttctcagtgccacatccccacagctctgggacacctccagaGACGGGGACTCCCACACCTAACTCGAGGCCATCACTCTCCCCCTATCGCTGTTACCGaagagcagaggctgaaccCCTCCCCACATCCTCCAGTCAAGGCTGCAGCTCCACGCGcacctcttctccacactgagaCCCACCccgttccctcagccgctcccaCAGGACCGCACTCAGACCCCTCACAGTTCCGCTCCCTTTatctggacacgctccagagCCTCCCCGTCTTTCTCTCAGCTTTGGgcccagctctcagcacagcactgaggcGCAGCCCCGGCACCGCCTGCTTCAGCTCCGTACCCCCAACCCAGCCCCGGGCTACGAGAATACGGGCCGAGCGGAGCCCCACCCGTNNNNNNNNNNNNNNNNNNNNNNNNNNNNNNNNNNNNNNNNNNNNNNNNNNNNNNNNNNNNNNNNNNNNNNNNNNNNNNNNNNNNNNNNNNNNNNNNNNNNAAAAAGGCAATCCCTGATTAGTTTACGAGTCATCAAAAAAAGTTCAAGCCTTAGAAAAAACTTCTGTTAATGAAACTGACACCCTTGGAACACACACTGGTATTTTCTGCCTGTGATGAAAGCAGAAGCTGACCCCCATTCAGCTGTATCATCCAGTTCTGGCACCCAGAGCACACAGAGGTGTTTCCCAGCCACAGCACCACGCTGGGCTGTTTCCTGTGGGGACATACTAAATGCACCACAGCTAGAAGCTTCAAGAGGTTCAAGCAGTCTTTTCTCACGAGCAAAAGAAACTGGCAAGCAAACAGCAGTTCCTATAAGTCACTGTGGGATTAGGACCACTGTGGACAGCTGTCCATGACAGTTGCTCTACATACTCACTTGGTGTGCACACAGAAGAGTTTTATCAGCACGCCAGCTGCTGACTCAACAGCCCCTGCTCCCTGAGCACCTTCTGCAAAATAAGACAAAAGTAAAACGTGAAGTTGGATGGAAAATGCAAACTGCTACAAATCCCATCAGAGCAAAGAACCAAAAGAGCTTCATCAGTCCTCCACTTCAGAGGAAGATTCGTTTCTGTTAAGGGAAAACGTAGCCTACATCACTTTTACTTTTGTTCCTTTTACTTTCTAAAGTGAGAAGAATCAAATTTGCTCTGATCGAGTCAAATAAGCCTAAGGGAAGTAAGAAGTATATACCAGGTGGAGTTGGGGAAGATGAGGTCTGGAGCTACCAAGAATTTGCGCTGGCTGTTGACACGACTGCTTGGATGTATTTTAAGAGAGACACGCTATCCCACAGAAGTTCAGACTAGGTCATGACCCATCCTTCTGACTTTGAGTAACTGCAGCTATGAGAAGCCCTGCAAAAACCTCCCACCAGCTAGTACCAGTAATAATCAGCCAAGACATGAATCATTCTACTTGCTAAGAATGAACGCCAAGTAAAGGGATAACTCCCCATAATAAAAGCTAAATTAGGCATTCCTAGACAATTTGTCCTAATTATCTAACAGGGGGACCTGAAGCTTCATCCCTTCTACTCCTGACTTGCTAAAAGTATCAgtcattttttctcctgtgttttaGAGTAACATGCTGCTAACACTGACAACATTAATTAACTAAAATTATGTAGAATAGGCATAGAGAAGTGTGTTGTACTGATAGCTCAGAAATCCCTCTAATATGAAATATGATGATGTTATTCAAAGCATCTTTTTGGGTTTTACTGATAAAAAGTAGAAGGTCAGGAACAAACTAAGAGCCAAAG
Coding sequences within:
- the LOC104913026 gene encoding enhancer of mRNA-decapping protein 4-like, with protein sequence MAPVHGWLCFFLGSVNENQRPSSSYNGDLNGLLVPDPLVAGDGPSLGKPVHRSISLGAVQEKQVICLSGDDSSTCIVISAKDVEIVASSDSSITSKARGSNKVKIQPVARYDWEQKYYNGNLIAVSNSYLAYAIRAASNGSAMVRVLSVSTAERTLLKGFTGGVADLAFAHLNSNQLACLDEAGNLFVWRLAMEKDKIQEEILVNIKRPDGTPLNTSRRIIWCPFIPDDNEENSEEGSQTLALLHEDRAEVWDLDIIRSNNRSWPVEVPNIKEGFIVVKGHSTVWLCFIFFTTVTF